A window of the Linepithema humile isolate Giens D197 chromosome 4, Lhum_UNIL_v1.0, whole genome shotgun sequence genome harbors these coding sequences:
- the Mocs1 gene encoding molybdenum cofactor biosynthesis protein 1 isoform X2 yields the protein MFRKCNFVRQLCGAANASTEAAAIADTSTRLQRLRVRLQEDEQREILTDTFGRKHTYLRISVTERCNLRCTYCMPAEGVKLTKKDGILRTDEIIQIADLFVKEGVRKIRLTGGEPTVRKDIVDIVEQLKQLKNLEQVAITTNGLTLTRQLSALQRAGLGALNISLDTLKEERFEIFTRRKGWPRVIASIDLAVQLGYNPVKVNCVIMRGRNDDEIIDFVDFTRDRPIDIRFIEYMPFQGNEWKENKMISFDEMKEIIREKYPDFQALPNQPNDTSKAYHVPGFVGQVGFITSMSEHFCNSCNRLRITADGNLKVCLFEGKGEVSLRDALRNGASEDMLKDLIRGAVSRKKKQHAGMFNLTQMENRPMILIGG from the exons ATGTTTCGGAAGTGCAATTTTGTCAGGCAGCTTTGTGGTGCTGCAAATGCATCGACAGAAGCTGCTGCAATTGCGGACACATCAACTCGA TTGCAACGGCTCAGAGTGAGATTACAGGAAGATGAGCAGCGTGAAATACTTACAGATACATTTGGACGCAAGCACACATATCTTAGGATATCTGTCACAGAACGCTGCAACCTTCGCT GTACATATTGCATGCCTGCAGAAGGCGTTAAGTTAACCAAGAAGGACGGTATTTTGAGAACCgatgaaataatacaaatagcTGATCTTTTTGTCAAGGAGGGAGTGCGCAAGATACGTTTGACAGGTGGTGAACCTACGGTCCGTAAGGATATTGTGGACATTGTCG AGCAACTCAAGCAGCTGAAGAACTTGGAGCAGGTTGCAATTACTACAAATGGGTTGACTCTTACTCGTCAATTGTCAGCGCTTCAAAGAGCTGGATTGGGTGCACTAAATATATCATTGGATACCCTTAAAGAGGAACGTTTTGAGATATTTACTCGCAGGAAAGGCTGGCCAAGAGTTATAGCTTCTATAGATCTTGCTGTTCAGCTTGGTTACAACCCTGTAAAA GTCAACTGTGTGATAATGCGAGGCCGTAATGACGacgaaataattgatttcgTTGATTTTACAAGAGATCGCCCTATCGATATACGCTTCATAGAATATATGCCGTTTCAAGGAAACGAATggaaggaaaataaaatgatttctttCGATGAGATGAAGGAGATaatacgagaaaaatatcCCGATTTCCAGGCTCTGCCAAATCAGCCCAACGATACATCTAAG GCATATCATGTACCAGGATTTGTCGGGCAAGTTGGATTTATCACATCCATGAGCGAACACTTTTGCAATTCGTGCAATCGTTTAAGAATAACTGCGGATGGAAACTTGAAAGTATGCTTGTTCGAAGGCAAGGGCGAGGTCTCGCTTAGGGATGCTTTGCGAAACGGAGCTTCGGAAGATATGCTTAAGGACCTGATAAGAGGAGCAGTATCGCGAAAAAAGAAGCAACACGCAG GAATGTTCAATCTTACACAGATGGAAAATAGGCCAATGATCCTCATCGGGGGTTAA